A genomic window from Salmo salar chromosome ssa23, Ssal_v3.1, whole genome shotgun sequence includes:
- the kbtbd13b gene encoding kelch repeat and BTB domain-containing protein 13, which produces MSNNEAMEWNSCDNAVCERDLPYRVPGHDLGIAKLKLVVEGSVFTEERDFLVKSCEYFQALYRSGMKECRQEEIHLKGLCARGFLIALVVLRGKRPILDADEIVEAIECAAFLQVEPLAKHLMDLIDSDNCLLMYHTAATFGLMTLYHAAALFIRNMYHDLEVEVRKSLPTELVAYVESLVPSAFVAVGAHSTCGVDETIHAGNRTLCYLDDDGKNWKVLTDLPLEASTSMAGLTVLDNKLYVVGGIQVQGARKYAVDSCFCYSVEVDQWTMIASPKQLRYNFSLVGLDGCLYAIGGEYERTIMSSVETYEVATGRWSFVAHLPRPVTGAACTKGMGRIFVCLWKPMETTEIYEYLPGIDQWLLVSTLIRHQSYGHAMVAHRDNLYVMRNGPQDDFLRCMMDCYNLTTGQWTALPGHFANSKGSLFTAVVRGDSAYTLNRTMTLEYAIEGKTWKPRNQMKGFPRSGSLWTFFLRLPKGRRGSILNGIPDGYGQC; this is translated from the coding sequence ATGTCTAACAATGAGGCTATGGAATGGAACAGCTGTGATAATGCAGTGTGCGAAAGGGATTTGCCATATCGGGTCCCAGGACATGATTTAGGGATAGCCAAGTTAAAGTTAGTAGTGGAGGGTTCCGTTTTTACAGAAGAGAGAGATTTCCTGGTCAAGAGCTGCGAGTATTTCCAAGCTCTCTACCGTTCGGGGATGAAAGAATGCCGGCAGGAGGAAATCCACTTGAAGGGTCTGTGTGCTCGAGGATTCTTGATCGCACTGGTGGTTTTACGAGGCAAGAGACCTATCCTGGATGCTGACGAAATCGTGGAGGCCATAGAATGCGCTGCCTTCCTGCAGGTGGAGCCTCTTGCCAAACATCTCATGGACCTGATCGACTCTGATAACTGTTTGCTAATGTATCACACCGCAGCAACCTTTGGCCTAATGAccctctaccatgctgctgcacTGTTTATCCGGAACATGTACCATGACTTAGAGGTCGAAGTCAGGAAAAGCTTACCGACAGAACTTGTTGCGTATGTAGAGTCACTGGTTCCTAGCGCATTTGTAGCAGTTGGAGCCCACTCGACTTGTGGTGTGGATGAAACCATCCATGCTGGCAACAGGACTTTGTGCTACCTGGACGATGATGGGAAAAACTGGAAGGTCCTCACAGACCTACCCCTAGAGGCCAGTACCTCTATGGCCGGACTGACCGTTCTGGACAACAAGCTGTATGTCGTGGGAGGGATACAGGTGCAGGGTGCCCGCAAGTACGCTGTGGACTCCTGCTTCTGctacagtgtggaggttgaccaGTGGACCATGATAGCCAGTCCAAAACAGTTGCGGTACAACTTCTCTCTCGTGGGACTGGATGGATGTCTTTATGCCATTGGGGGCGAGTACGAGCGAACAATCATGTCATCAGTGGAAACTTACGAAGTTGCGACTGGAAGGTGGTCATTTGTGGCACATTTGCCTCGACCAGTCACCGGAGCAGCGTGCACCAAGGGCATGGGCCGGATATTTGTGTGCTTGTGGAAGCCCATGGAGACCACCGAAATCTATGAATACCTGCCCGGGATAGACCAGTGGTTGCTTGTCAGCACTCTGATAAGGCATCAGAGCTACGGCCACGCCATGGTGGCTCACCGGGATAACCTGTATGTCATGCGTAATGGGCCACAAGATGACTTCCTGAGATGCATGATGGACTGCTACAACCTCACCACAGGCCAGTGGACAGCCTTGCCAGGGCACTTTGCCAATAGCAAAGGCTCCCTGTTCACAGCCGTGGTGAGAGGCGACTCGGCTTACACGCTGAACCGAACCATGACTTTGGAGTACGCTATTGAGGGGAAAACATGGAAGCCCAGGAACCAGATGAAGGGTTTCCCAAGAAGTGGCTCCTTGTGGACATTTTTTCTTAGGCTGCCCAAGGGACGCAGAGGGTCCATATTGAATGGCATCCCAGATGGATATGGACAATGTTGA